The following coding sequences lie in one Synechococcus sp. MW101C3 genomic window:
- the dnaN gene encoding DNA polymerase III subunit beta: MKLVCSQAELSASLQLVSRAVAARPTHPVLANVLLTADAGTGRLSLTGFDLNLGIQTSLPAAVETSGAITLPSRLFGEIVSRLSADSPITLECPEGQEQVELTSFSGSYQMRGLSAEDFPDLPLVQTGAPIRLEADALIKGLRATLFASSPDEAKQLLTGVHLGLEHDGLECAATDGHRLSVLRLDNAAAAAAGAGPGNGATDAEEAPSFAVTVPARSLRELERLLSSRQSQEPVSLFSERGQVVFVWADQVLTSRSLDGTYPNYGQLIPASFSRTLELDRRAFVNALERVAVVADQHNNVVKLSSDPSADILRISADAQDVGSGSESLPALVKGDAIEIAFNVRYVLDGLKAMTADRVELRCNAPTTPAVLAPLEDPSFTYLVMPVQIRS, encoded by the coding sequence ATGAAGCTGGTCTGCTCCCAGGCGGAACTGAGCGCCAGCCTTCAGTTGGTCAGCCGCGCAGTGGCGGCCCGGCCGACCCATCCGGTGCTGGCCAACGTGCTGCTCACCGCCGATGCCGGCACCGGCCGGTTGAGCCTTACCGGCTTCGATCTCAATCTCGGCATCCAGACGAGCCTGCCTGCGGCGGTGGAAACCAGCGGCGCGATCACGCTGCCGTCCCGCCTGTTCGGCGAGATCGTTTCCCGGCTCTCCGCCGACAGTCCGATCACCCTGGAGTGCCCCGAAGGCCAGGAGCAGGTGGAGCTCACCAGCTTCTCCGGCAGCTACCAGATGCGCGGGCTGTCGGCGGAGGATTTTCCCGACCTCCCATTGGTGCAGACCGGCGCTCCGATCCGGCTGGAAGCGGACGCGCTGATCAAGGGCCTGCGCGCCACCCTGTTCGCCAGCAGCCCGGATGAGGCGAAGCAGTTGCTCACCGGCGTGCATCTCGGCCTGGAGCACGACGGTCTCGAATGCGCCGCCACCGACGGCCACCGCCTCTCGGTGCTGCGTCTCGACAATGCGGCGGCCGCTGCTGCCGGTGCGGGCCCCGGTAACGGCGCAACGGATGCGGAAGAGGCGCCGAGCTTTGCGGTCACGGTGCCGGCCCGCTCCCTGCGCGAACTGGAGCGCCTGCTGTCCTCCCGCCAGTCGCAGGAGCCGGTGAGCCTGTTCAGCGAACGCGGGCAGGTGGTGTTCGTCTGGGCGGATCAGGTGCTCACCAGCCGCAGCCTCGACGGCACCTATCCCAACTACGGCCAGCTGATTCCCGCCTCCTTCAGCCGCACGCTCGAGCTCGACCGCCGCGCCTTCGTCAACGCCCTGGAGCGGGTGGCCGTGGTGGCCGATCAGCACAACAACGTGGTGAAGCTGAGCAGCGACCCATCCGCCGACATCCTGCGCATCAGTGCCGACGCCCAGGATGTGGGCAGCGGCTCGGAATCCTTGCCGGCGCTTGTGAAAGGGGACGCGATCGAGATCGCCTTCAATGTGCGCTACGTGCTCGATGGCCTCAAAGCGATGACCGCCGACCGGGTCGAGCTGCGCTGCAATGCCCCCACCACGCCCGCCGTGCTGGCGCCGCTGGAGGATCCGAGCTTCACCTACCTGGTGATGCCCGTGCAGATCCGCAGCTGA
- the thrC gene encoding threonine synthase has translation MQDWPGLIEAYRPWLPVSDRTPVITLREGATPLIPAPAIAARVGRGVKVFLKYDGLNPTGSFKDRGMTMAVSKAREAGAEAVICASTGNTSAAAAAYAKRGGMRAFVLIPDGYVAQGKLAQALMYGAEVLAVKGNFDRALAIVREVADSYPVTLVNSLNPFRLQGQKTAAFEVVDALGDAPDWLCIPMGNAGNISAYWMGFQEYRQAGHSQRLPRMMGFQASGSAPLVLGHTVEQPDTIATAIRIGNPANREKALAVREQSNGAFHAVTDQEILESYKLLGREEGVFCEPASAASVAGLLQRAAEVPAGATVVCVLTGNGLKDPGTAIDHSDGAFHAGLAPEVDVVAKVMGF, from the coding sequence CTGCAGGACTGGCCGGGGCTGATCGAGGCCTACCGCCCCTGGCTGCCGGTGAGCGACCGCACGCCGGTGATCACGCTGCGCGAAGGCGCCACCCCGCTGATCCCCGCCCCGGCGATTGCGGCGCGCGTGGGACGTGGCGTGAAGGTGTTCCTCAAGTACGACGGCCTCAACCCCACCGGCAGCTTCAAGGACCGGGGGATGACGATGGCCGTGAGCAAGGCGCGCGAAGCCGGCGCTGAAGCGGTGATCTGCGCGAGCACCGGCAACACCTCCGCCGCGGCCGCGGCCTATGCCAAGCGCGGTGGCATGCGCGCCTTCGTGCTCATCCCCGATGGCTACGTGGCCCAGGGAAAGCTGGCCCAGGCGCTGATGTACGGCGCCGAGGTGCTGGCGGTGAAGGGAAACTTCGACCGGGCGCTGGCGATCGTGCGCGAGGTGGCCGACAGCTACCCCGTCACCCTGGTCAATTCCCTCAACCCCTTCCGGCTGCAGGGCCAGAAGACGGCCGCCTTCGAGGTGGTCGATGCGCTTGGCGATGCCCCCGACTGGCTGTGCATCCCGATGGGCAATGCCGGCAACATCAGCGCCTACTGGATGGGCTTCCAGGAGTACCGGCAGGCCGGGCACAGCCAGCGGCTGCCCCGGATGATGGGCTTCCAGGCCAGCGGCTCCGCCCCCCTGGTACTGGGCCACACGGTGGAGCAACCGGACACCATCGCCACGGCGATCCGCATCGGCAACCCGGCCAACCGCGAGAAGGCACTGGCGGTGCGTGAGCAGAGCAACGGGGCCTTCCATGCGGTCACCGATCAGGAGATCCTGGAGTCCTACAAGCTGCTGGGCCGGGAGGAAGGGGTGTTCTGCGAACCCGCCAGCGCCGCTTCGGTGGCCGGCCTGCTGCAGCGGGCAGCGGAGGTGCCGGCAGGAGCCACGGTGGTCTGTGTGCTCACCGGCAACGGCTTGAAGGATCCCGGCACCGCGATCGATCACAGCGACGGCGCCTTCCATGCCGGCCTGGCGCCGGAGGTGGACGTGGTCGCCAAGGTAATGGGCTTCTGA
- a CDS encoding alpha/beta hydrolase, with product MRIRPNVLGVLLGLSLSTAAPSLQAAEQLVFVSGAFRRSIPVADLDHLAATGQARGLLADVLKIGRQKPEDVARLLNQKITLPLVLTSRLLSTRIGEAILQRLAGIFAPLRAPGTGVPALRSALIIGISNGNGTLTPTGFLRAYPANELAINIPALLSLVGKTNSITDLVRFFSESPLDGLREGNERPSGPPAPSTSPPASAPGQPPASAPDAKGS from the coding sequence TTGCGCATCCGCCCCAACGTCCTGGGGGTCCTGCTCGGGCTCTCGCTGAGCACGGCCGCTCCGAGTCTTCAGGCGGCCGAGCAACTGGTTTTCGTCAGCGGCGCCTTCCGGCGCTCGATCCCGGTCGCTGATCTCGACCATCTGGCCGCCACCGGCCAGGCACGCGGCCTGCTGGCCGACGTGCTCAAGATCGGCCGCCAGAAGCCGGAAGATGTGGCACGGCTGCTGAACCAGAAGATCACTCTGCCGCTGGTGCTCACCAGCCGCCTGCTGTCCACCCGCATCGGCGAGGCGATCCTGCAGCGCCTGGCGGGCATCTTCGCGCCGTTGCGGGCACCGGGCACCGGCGTTCCGGCGCTCCGCTCCGCCCTGATCATCGGCATCAGCAACGGCAACGGCACCCTCACCCCCACCGGCTTTCTGAGGGCCTACCCCGCCAACGAGCTGGCGATCAACATCCCGGCCCTGCTCAGCCTGGTGGGCAAAACCAATTCGATCACCGATCTGGTGCGGTTCTTCTCCGAATCCCCGCTTGACGGCCTGCGGGAGGGCAATGAACGGCCCTCCGGCCCCCCGGCGCCGTCCACCAGCCCTCCAGCCAGCGCACCCGGCCAACCGCCCGCCAGCGCACCCGATGCCAAGGGCTCCTGA
- a CDS encoding AarF/ABC1/UbiB kinase family protein produces MVRSDHVSTPAELSDFIEAAGLLSYDPAAITRLYAGHPRRLLLRLWQTLMPISLFLVGVAVDRFTGLLSNPDRARERARECAQLLVALGPAFIKAGQALSTRPDIVPPVLLEELAQLQDQLPGFDGALAMACIEEDLGASVSEIYAQLDREPISAASLGQVHRGTLKDGQAVAVKVQRPGLREQITLDLYIVRNIAAWINRNVGLVRSDLVALIDELGKRVFEEMDYLNEARNAETFARLHQHNPNIAVPAIYHEATSRRVLTMEWIDGVKLTNLEAVRSLGIDPDHMVQIGVNCSLQQLLEHGFFHADPHPGNLLALPDGRLAYLDFGMMSEVSRESRTGLIQAVVHLVNRNFSALSTDFVQLGFLGEEVNLEPIVPAFESVFGQALEMGVSRMDFKAVTDDLSGVMYRFPFQVPPYYALIIRSLVTLEGIALSVDPEFKILGAAYPYFARRLMEDPDPDLRRSLREMLFDGEEFRWQRLENLISSASLQDQLDVEGLLDQVLDFLFSPKGGMLRQQLVDAMVDRLDALGWRAVQAMGRRLPKRLQPPGLRGMERMSVIDAQLLDLEPVQQLLVVLRDVPGFEPRLLLRRLPRLLAEPDLRRMGLQLAQGLAERGVVRLLRDVLVAPETRRAAGMAPVGSF; encoded by the coding sequence ATGGTTCGCTCCGACCATGTGAGCACCCCTGCGGAGCTCAGCGACTTCATCGAAGCCGCCGGCCTGCTCAGCTACGACCCGGCGGCGATCACCCGCCTCTACGCCGGTCACCCCCGGCGTCTGCTGCTGCGGCTCTGGCAGACCCTGATGCCCATCAGTCTGTTCCTGGTGGGTGTGGCCGTCGATCGCTTCACCGGTCTGCTCAGCAACCCCGACCGGGCCCGGGAGCGGGCGCGCGAATGCGCCCAGCTGCTGGTGGCGCTCGGTCCCGCCTTCATCAAGGCCGGCCAGGCCCTCTCCACCCGGCCCGACATCGTGCCGCCGGTGCTGCTGGAGGAGCTGGCCCAGCTGCAGGATCAATTGCCCGGTTTCGACGGTGCACTGGCCATGGCCTGCATCGAAGAAGATCTGGGTGCGTCCGTCTCCGAGATCTACGCCCAGCTCGATCGCGAGCCGATCTCCGCCGCTTCACTCGGCCAGGTGCATAGGGGCACGCTCAAGGACGGCCAGGCGGTGGCGGTGAAGGTGCAGCGCCCTGGTCTGCGCGAGCAGATCACGCTCGATCTCTACATCGTGCGCAACATCGCCGCCTGGATCAACCGGAATGTAGGCCTGGTGCGCAGCGATCTGGTGGCCCTGATCGATGAACTGGGCAAGCGGGTATTCGAGGAGATGGATTATCTCAACGAAGCCAGAAACGCCGAAACCTTTGCCAGGCTCCACCAGCACAACCCGAACATCGCCGTACCGGCCATCTATCACGAGGCCACCAGCCGCCGCGTGCTCACGATGGAGTGGATCGATGGGGTGAAACTCACCAATCTGGAGGCGGTGCGCTCGCTCGGCATCGACCCCGACCACATGGTGCAGATCGGCGTGAACTGCAGCCTGCAGCAACTGCTGGAGCACGGCTTTTTCCACGCCGATCCCCACCCCGGCAATCTGCTGGCCCTACCGGATGGCCGCCTGGCTTACCTGGATTTCGGCATGATGAGCGAGGTGAGCCGCGAATCGCGCACCGGGCTGATCCAGGCGGTGGTGCACCTGGTGAACCGCAACTTCTCAGCCCTCTCCACCGATTTCGTGCAGCTCGGTTTTCTGGGCGAAGAGGTGAATCTGGAGCCGATTGTGCCGGCGTTCGAATCGGTGTTTGGCCAGGCCCTGGAGATGGGAGTGAGCCGGATGGATTTCAAGGCGGTCACCGACGATCTCTCCGGGGTGATGTACCGCTTCCCCTTTCAGGTTCCGCCTTACTACGCCCTGATCATCCGCTCGCTGGTCACGCTGGAAGGCATTGCCCTGAGTGTGGATCCGGAGTTCAAGATTCTTGGTGCGGCCTACCCTTACTTCGCTCGCCGGCTGATGGAGGATCCGGATCCGGATCTGCGCCGCAGCCTGCGCGAGATGCTCTTCGATGGTGAGGAGTTCCGTTGGCAGCGGCTGGAAAATCTGATCAGCAGCGCCTCCCTCCAGGATCAGCTGGATGTGGAGGGTCTGCTGGATCAGGTGCTCGATTTCCTCTTCTCGCCCAAGGGAGGCATGCTGCGCCAGCAGCTGGTCGATGCGATGGTCGACCGGCTCGATGCGCTTGGCTGGCGGGCCGTGCAGGCGATGGGGCGGCGGCTGCCGAAACGGCTCCAGCCACCGGGCCTGCGGGGCATGGAGCGGATGAGTGTGATCGACGCCCAGTTGCTGGATCTTGAACCCGTGCAGCAACTCCTGGTGGTGCTGCGCGATGTGCCGGGCTTCGAACCCCGTCTGCTGCTGCGCCGGCTGCCACGGTTGCTGGCGGAACCCGACCTGCGCCGCATGGGGCTGCAGCTGGCCCAGGGGTTGGCGGAGCGGGGGGTGGTGCGCCTGCTGCGCGACGTGCTGGTGGCGCCGGAAACCCGTCGAGCCGCTGGAATGGCACCGGTCGGCAGCTTCTAG